GCCATGCTCTTCAAGCTTGCGAACAACTGACGCCACAGACGATGCCTTCTGGCCAACAGCAACGTAGATACATTTAATGCCTGTGCCTTTTTGGTTGATAATGGCATCAACCGCAATAGCCGTCTTACCTACCTGGCGGTCACCAATGATCAGCTCTCGTTGGCCACGGCCGATCGGAACCATTGCATCGATGGCTTTCAGACCAATTTGAACCGGCTGATCAACCGACTGTCTGGCAATAACGCCCGGCGCAATTTTCTCAATCGCGTCCGTCTCAGTTGTTTCGATGGCGCCTTTGCCGTCAATCGGATTACCCAAAGAATCAACGACGCGTCCTTGCAGCGCAGGTCCTACCGGCACTTCGAGAATCCTGCCCGTACAACGACAAGTCTGGCCCTCTGCCAACTGCTTGTAGTCACCCAGGACTACCGCACCGACGGAATCGCGCTCTAGATTAAGCGCAAGACCAAACACATTGCCTTCAAACTCAATCATCTCACCGTACTGAACTTCTGTGAGACCATGGATTCGGATAATACCGTCTGTTACCGAGACGATAGTGCCTTCGTTTGTCGCCTGTGAGGCCACATCGAGCTGCGAAATACGCTGCTTGATGATGTCACTGATTTCCGACGGGTTCAGTTGTTGCATGACCGGTTCCTCTGTCAAGATTTCAACGCGGTCGCCAGCTTATGCAAGCGCCCACGAACGGAGCCGTCGATAACCATATCGCCAGCTCTAATAATGGCTCCCCCAATAAGAGAGGGGTCTGTTTCGACAGTCATATCGACTGTTTTTCCCAACTTTGATGTCAGCGATGTCGATAGCTGCTCAAGTATTGCACTTGGCACATCGAACGCACTCGTGACCGTTACGTTAGCCGCCGCATCCAATGCGGACTTCAGCTCGGCGAACAATGCCGCGACCTCTGAAGCAAGCGCTAAGCGGTGGTTTTCCGCCATTACGCTAACAAACTGCGTTATACCTGCCGGCATATCGTCACCGAGAACAGCCGAAACAGTGCCTGCGCGCTGCGCTGCTGTGCTTGCTGGGTCATCCAACACCTCTGCAACGGTTGGATCAACCACCACAGCCGATAGTGTCTCCAGTGCACGGTGCCAAGCATCGACCGCACCGTCGTCGACAGCAAACTGAAAAGCAGCCCGAGCGTAAGGTCTTGCCAATGTGGTTGGCTCGATCACAATTACTGCTCCTTAACCAGCTGCTCTAAGAGTGCCGCGTGTTTGTCAGCATCAATCTCAGCTGCAAGCACCTTTTCAGCGCCCGCAATCGCAAGTGTGCTTACTTGAGCCAAAAGCTGCTCTTTCGCCTGCGCCTTTTCTCGCTCCACTTCAGCTGAAGCGAGCTCTTTCACACGATCAGCCTCAGCAACCGCTGCCGTTTTAGCCTCGTCTACTACTGTTGCTGCGCGCTTGTTCGCCGCGTCCACAATAGATGCCGCTTCTTTTTTTGCTTCAGACAGCCGATCAACCGCTTCTTTCTGGGCAAGCTCTAGATCGTGACTCGCACGATCTGCCGCTGCTAAACCATCGGCAATTTTTTGCTGTCGCTCTTCCATCGCCGCTAAGATCGGCGGCCAAACGTAGCGCATACAAAACGCTACAAAAACGAGGAAGGCGATCAACTGACCAATAATGGTGTAGTTAATGTTCACAATTCACTCCCGTGGAGATTTTGCATTCGCCGGCAACACCGGCGAAGGAAAATAGTTTTAGCCTGCAACCACGAAGATGAGATACATAGAAATACCGACACCAATAATGGGGATCGCGTCGACCAGGCCGGCGCCCAGAAAGAACGTACCTTGAAGACGTGAAGCGAGTTCAGGCTGACGCGCTGAACCTTCGATGAGCTTACCGCCCAAAATACCCACGCCAATAGCAGCACCCATGCCGCCCAAGCCCATCATGATCGCAGCTGCGATGTAGATCATTTCCATTGTTGTCTCCTATTGAGTCTTAGTATGGAAGGTCAGAAATTAGTGGTCCTCGTGTGCCATGCTGAGGTACACGATGGTAAGAACCATGAAAATAAACGCCTGAAGCGTAATAACTAAAATGTGAAAAATTGCCCACCCCAGTTGCAGGAGTGCCGCAGGAAGCATCCACAAAATACCCGCACCAAAGAGTGCGGCAATAAGGATAAAGATCATCTCGCCCGCGTACATGTTGCCAAATAAGCGCAAACCGAGTGAAAACGGCTTAGCAAGCAGGCCTACCACTTCCATGAAGAGGTTTATAGGAATGAATGCCGGATGATTAAACGGGTTCATTGTCAATTCACGAACAAAGCCAAACCCTTTTACCTTGATGGAATAAAACAACATCAGGATAAATACGCCAATCGCCATACCCATCGTGATGTTTGGGTCCGTCGACGGTACAATTTTTTGATATTCGACACCTGCAAGCATCAGTGCCTCTGGCACAAGATCAACAGGAATCAAGTCCATCAGGTTCATCAAGAAAACCCAGACAAAGATCGTCAAAGACAGCGGCGCAATAAGCTTGTTGCTGCCGTGAAATGTGTCTTTCACTTGGTTATCAATAAACTCGACAACCATTTCGATAAAGTTAATGAGGCCTGAAGGTGTTGTCGCTGACGCGCGAACAGCAACCCAGCGAAACAGTGCGCAAAAAATAATGCCAAGACCAATAGACCAAGCGAGTGAATCAACGTGAACAGCATTAAAGCCCATGGCTGATATCTCTTCAGCACCATGCGCAAACGTCCACTCTCCACCTGTACCAACAGTTTGGCCATCGTAACGCTCAAATCCCTCAGGTAACTTACCGTATGTAAGGTTGGTGAGGTGGTGAACGATGTAATCTGAAACCGTTTTCTCTTGACCAGCTGCCGCCATTAAACGCTGCCCCGTTCAAAAACACGTGTTCAAAAACGTGCTTTTCTATTCAATTCTCTTTTCTTGCCGCCAAGTGATAAAACACCGGGCTGCAAACTAAAACCACTATTGCACCCAAGAACAAAGGCCCCGGATGCGGATTCTGGGCTTTGGCAAACCAAACCCCGAACAACAACGCACTGAAACTAAACTTCGCTATCCCCAGCAACGTCGGCGCTTGCGCACCGAATCGGCTGAACATACTCGCCGCAAGCCAAATTTGCGGGCCTCCAACAATGCCTGCGCCCACACATACGGCTATCGCCGCGGTTCGGTCCATGACTACCCACACAACCAGTGCGAGCACCCCAACAACCACACTTGTATACGACAGTGCTCTTATGAGGTGATGAGCCAGCTTTTCTCGCGTGTACTCCATCGCCAAGCACTCCCAAAGCGAAGGGTTCTCAAGCGCGCGCAAGTCTATTCGAATTGAGATGGGGCATCAACAAAGCAAAATGCCAACTTTTATTGCATACGGCCAAGAATGCCATCTAAAACATCTAAGTTACTGTATTGAATAATGAGTCTTCCTCGACCGTTTTTGTTTTCAATACTGACCTTTGTCCCGAACTGCTCGGATAAGCTTCGTTCGAGTCGGTCAATATCGGGGTCGACTTTGGTTTTTATTTCCGCATCTTTTGGATTCAATATGGCTTTAACAAGCGCTTCGGTTTGTCTTACTGATAACGCAGCTGCAGCCACTTTTCGTGCTGCCATAACTTGGTGGTTACCTTCGAGCGCAAGCAAGACCTTTGCATGTCCAGCATCAATACGACCCGTTTCTAATAACTCGGCCGCCCCTGCTTCTAGGGACAATAAACGCAGCAAGTTAGCAATAACGGACCGAGACTTTCCAACGGCATTCGCAATTTCTTGCTGACTTAGCTCAAACTCAGCCTGCAGTCGCTTTAATGCTCGCGCCTCTTCCATTGGGTTGAGGTTCTCACGTTGGATATTCTCAATAAGCGCCATAGCAATCGCAGTTTCATCGCTAATATCCCTAACCAACCCTGGAATACTGTCCAATCCCGCTATTTGGCTTGCTCGCCACCGCCGCTCACCGGCAACGATTTCAAACCGATCGCTTGAAATGGCTCGGACAACAATTGGCTGCATAACCCCTTGAGCTTTAATACTTTCAGCAAGCTCATTAAGCGCCGTATCATCAAACTCCACTCTCGGTTGATACTTGCCGCGCTGCAACCGCTCTAAGCGAATCTGTCTTAATTCACCATCAGCTGGAGTACTGGAGGACGACGGCGCACTCTCGCCGCCTTTTTGCTTTGTAAGTTCTGTACCCAGCAGGGCATCGAGCCCTCGGTTTAATTTTCGTTTCTTTGTTGTCATGTGAATTACCTTAGCCGCGACTTACTGTCGACGCGAAAATTCCTCCGCTAACGCCATGTAGGCTCGAGCACCACGGGAATAACG
The Candidatus Paraluminiphilus aquimaris genome window above contains:
- a CDS encoding F0F1 ATP synthase subunit B: MNINYTIIGQLIAFLVFVAFCMRYVWPPILAAMEERQQKIADGLAAADRASHDLELAQKEAVDRLSEAKKEAASIVDAANKRAATVVDEAKTAAVAEADRVKELASAEVEREKAQAKEQLLAQVSTLAIAGAEKVLAAEIDADKHAALLEQLVKEQ
- a CDS encoding F0F1 ATP synthase subunit delta, yielding MIEPTTLARPYARAAFQFAVDDGAVDAWHRALETLSAVVVDPTVAEVLDDPASTAAQRAGTVSAVLGDDMPAGITQFVSVMAENHRLALASEVAALFAELKSALDAAANVTVTSAFDVPSAILEQLSTSLTSKLGKTVDMTVETDPSLIGGAIIRAGDMVIDGSVRGRLHKLATALKS
- the atpB gene encoding F0F1 ATP synthase subunit A, encoding MAAAGQEKTVSDYIVHHLTNLTYGKLPEGFERYDGQTVGTGGEWTFAHGAEEISAMGFNAVHVDSLAWSIGLGIIFCALFRWVAVRASATTPSGLINFIEMVVEFIDNQVKDTFHGSNKLIAPLSLTIFVWVFLMNLMDLIPVDLVPEALMLAGVEYQKIVPSTDPNITMGMAIGVFILMLFYSIKVKGFGFVRELTMNPFNHPAFIPINLFMEVVGLLAKPFSLGLRLFGNMYAGEMIFILIAALFGAGILWMLPAALLQLGWAIFHILVITLQAFIFMVLTIVYLSMAHEDH
- a CDS encoding ParB/RepB/Spo0J family partition protein — protein: MTTKKRKLNRGLDALLGTELTKQKGGESAPSSSSTPADGELRQIRLERLQRGKYQPRVEFDDTALNELAESIKAQGVMQPIVVRAISSDRFEIVAGERRWRASQIAGLDSIPGLVRDISDETAIAMALIENIQRENLNPMEEARALKRLQAEFELSQQEIANAVGKSRSVIANLLRLLSLEAGAAELLETGRIDAGHAKVLLALEGNHQVMAARKVAAAALSVRQTEALVKAILNPKDAEIKTKVDPDIDRLERSLSEQFGTKVSIENKNGRGRLIIQYSNLDVLDGILGRMQ
- the atpE gene encoding F0F1 ATP synthase subunit C, with the translated sequence MEMIYIAAAIMMGLGGMGAAIGVGILGGKLIEGSARQPELASRLQGTFFLGAGLVDAIPIIGVGISMYLIFVVAG